Part of the Citrus sinensis cultivar Valencia sweet orange chromosome 2, DVS_A1.0, whole genome shotgun sequence genome, CAATGGCCGTGACAGTAACGTTGTTAATAGGACATCTATGTTGACTCCCAGAGGACTCGGAATCCAGGGCACTCTGCCCTTACTGTGAATACAGGTTGCTTTGGAACTGGTAGATCAACAATTTCACTACTAAGCATTGATATAACAGTCGATATGCTTGCCCTATCGTGCACATATTCTTGCACACACAACAATCCCACATGTATGCATCTTAAAATCTCCAGTTCGAAGTCTGATTCCAATAGCACTGGATCCATTAACGTGACAATGATGTCTTCATTTCACAATTTCTATGCCTGTATTGGGAAACATTGGTTTTAACGTCTATCTTGTGAGAGCAACAGTATGAAATAAGTTGTTGAGACTTACAAAGCTTAGAAGATTCAAACAATCATTCTCAGGATTAAAACTTGGGCATCTTCTACTGCTGACTCTCTCTACCAACGATACTCCAAAACTGAAAACATATGATTTCTCAGAGAATGGCCCTGCCATTGCATACTCAAAAGGACATGTAGCCACTGCATGTCATCAAAATATTGTCAGCTCAAACCAAATTTACCATTGAGTTGAATTAACTCCAAGCACACGTCCCAACTACCCTCGCAGTGTTGGCTTGATCTTGATTGCCTAAAAAAATCCTTGCCATtccaaaatctaaaatttttggattagTTCTTCATCCAATAAGATGTTATTTGCCTTTAGATCTCTATGTATGATCCGCAGTCCAGAATCCCTATGAAGGTAAAGGAGACCTCGACTGATTCCACTAATGATATTGAAGCGTTTTCTTCAGTCCAGAAGTTCTTGCAACATTCGATCTAGAAGAATTGTGTAATCCGTaacatgagaaaaaaaatgtgttaatacacaaaatatttcatgCGTGGGAAATGGCAAATGAGCAGAGTTTTTCTAgtttgtttcctaatttattgATAAGGTGTTAAAAAGGTGGTAAGAAATTCTCTTCTTTGCCAATTTCACCACTTGAGCTTATCCTTACACATTGGAGTTGTTTCTTTCTGACACAACCGCTACTCCAGTTTCCTCTTTCTATTCCTCCACATTTTGGCTCAAAACCTTTCATGCAGCTGCAAATTGGTTTTTTCCTCTGAGTTGTATCTTCCATTCGCCGCACACTTGCCATAAACATTGCACTCGGTTTCTGGATATGAAGTTAGTAACCCCCCAATCATTCTCCCCATCAACCCGATTTGTTTTCACAAGTTTCCCTTGTGAGTTCAAGACAAAGATTGAGAATGGATCGTTTGCAATTGGGAAACTGATATTATTTCTTCCTTCTTCATTATctacaacaaaattaaatccatcACCATTAGCAGAATTCATGTTAGGTACTCCAATAAATATCCGACCATTCCATGGACCGCTTCGCCAGTGAGGGTGTTCCAAATAAAAACTTCAGGAATGTTTAAAGGATCAATCCCAGCTGAGAACTGAGAAGCTTCCAATGGATGGATCAAAGGGGCTTTTCCATGATGTCAGCTGCACTTTCTTATCTGTTCTTACATCATCACTAAGTTTCATATTTGTCAAGAACGTATCCGTCTTGGAAACTTTCTCTTATGCTTATTCTACGTCAGGTGTCACTCAAGACAAGATTCCCAGAATCTAAAAGCTGAGCGGCTGTTTTAGGCTTAGTTACTGAATTTTCAACAGTCGATGACCAAAGAACCTCTTCCTGGCCATTCAAAAGGAGAAGATTGCCATCCTCAGATATGGTGACGATCCCAGATGAATCGTCGAGAGGCTTGTTTCTGTTGGCTACCCAAATGACAGTTGAATGGGTGTCATTGTACCAAATTCCAACATAGCGATTGGTCAAAATAACTAGGGCTGAAAAATCCCACCTGAAGACACTGCCATTGGAGATGATCGTTTCAGGATCTCTaatgaaattagaaaatgtTATGGTATCAATGGCAGTGCAAAAATAtgaacaagaacaagacaaTAGCTGCACAGCAAGGGCTACTGAAATTCTGCGGTTGATACGTTCCATAACATAACTTAGTTAATTGCTTCTTGTTGATCTTTATGAAATGTGGACTTTTTCTTTaggcaaaataattttttcatatctaTTTCTGTTCCACGTTTCAATTGGGTAGCTTTAATTAACCTAGATTGGTCAATGCTCCCCTAATTGAATAGCTTTGAGGTTGGAAAGTGTATCAAAATGATTGATATTGATTACTGAATGAAGATCGTGAAACGATGAAAAACAACAGAAGTATTAGCTGTTTacgataaaaacaaaaaaaataataataataaaaggaacttaattttaagtgggcctttaaattaattctaattgTCAGACCACAAAACCATGCATTGACTTAGGAACTTTCAAGGAAATAGCAAGATGAGGGAATTGACGTTTATGCtaatgtttgataaaatcttaaaagcctaaaagaaagaaatcttGCAGCCTGCATTACTCTATTTCTATTCAacattcaatattaaattagtGATATTAGTATTAAGGGGAAGGCAGTTATAaggctttctttaatttatattggAAGTTGAAACAAGACTTCGCCTTGTTGGCAAGCTCTCTTCATGTTCCCATTGCATCTGTTGTAAAATAGCATTGATCGCCGACTTTTAGAAATTCATACCGGTGCCTGATTATTGATTTCATATAAATTCAGACCATATGAGGGGAGCGACTTTGTGGgaaatttcattttgtaatctaAGTTCCAGagttatcaatattatattaatgatgCTTAAGTTGAATTCTCTTTTATCTCcttgagaaattttatttgaatcaatcaagacccaaaattttaatattgattgcATGAATTTAATTGTATACATTACTGGTGCCTTTAATTTCAATCAGAATCAAACTCACGTAATCATGTTtacttgttaaaataaaaggagGAATGAAATTCATTTTGGTGGGTTCCacataaatttagaaattggGAATGGAAATTGATTCCCAAAGAAAAAACTTCACAAAATACCCCACTTAAATTACATTGTTACAACTTTCtcctctatttaaataatacaaaaaatgaaaacgaaaATCACAGCAAGCAACCAAAACCCAAATCTCCTCGCGTAGCACCTCGAAATTGCGTCACCTTTCATTCGGCAGCATCTTTGGTGTCTTTCATTGTTGATTTGAAGatggaaaagaagaagaaatgataaagaatagaaacaaaagaaaaatgagaagaagaaaccaagaagaagaagaagtaacGAAGAATTTGcataagagagagagaaaataacgACAACAACTATTAGTATTGGATCATGATTCTCTCAtgatctgattatatcctgagcaaataattcaattattgattggtagttaataaataaaaaaataaaagaagttgaatCTTACCCACACACTACTACTAAAAGACACATGTCATAAAATCTTGAAAAGTTTAGAAGAGATTAGATTAGGAGAGAATCATTTTCCATTAGTATTATTActaacaataattttcttaataataataataatcataatcattataatgaataataaaaatatggtaataataaactatagatattttagtaatttgaaataattcatatgagtaatgatatagccacaaactcttttacaaacttattttcattcaaccaatgaattaataccacgtcagtttgtacaaaataaatttgtacaagagtttgtggctgtatcattactccatatgagtaatgatatagccacaaactcttgtacaaacttattttgtacaaattgatgtggcatgataagattggttgaattaaatatcacttggcccacatgatttgtttttattattttatattttcattcaaccaatgaattaataccacgtcagtttgtacaaaataaatttgtacaagagtttgtggctgtatcattactcaattCATATTGATTCTAAGGTagagtaaacacatcaatgttAATATAGcttatttctatttcaatttctatagttaaagtaaataatttattttgatttttattcccTAATTTGATTCAAATCAATTTAGATTGCAATCCATTACAATTCTAACCCATTCTAATTACGGATCAGTAAATTCACCATGCATATAATCTTTATTGTACGAAGAGgtcaaaaactataattctaatttatttagcCAATCTAGGTGTTTCCTACTTCCATCTAAAATAAAAGTCTTTGACATCTCAAATTAGTGATAATAGTTTGTGTGATAATTCACTTGATAGAAAAACTTGAAAAGCGCTACTTTACAGGGGGATTTaacattcaaatttttttgttaaaaaaagaaaagaaaagaaaaaaagagagagatggGGATGGGGAGAGAATTTCATCAACCTGCTGTCATCTCTAACTTAttaaacatttatatataaataaattttttttttaaaaaaaataaagcatacACACTACCCCATGCATTACCCAAAagaagaaagtaaaaaaaaaacaaacaaaatatctTCATCATCGAGGGGCTCACGTGCATGTCAAGACTCAGGAAGGAGCCAATACTACTGACCAGTGACCTAACTCATCTTCATCGAAGCTACGCACAACTTTCGCATCGCAGTAGTAAATGTCAGTAACTTAAAtcaaatcttattttattcttagtTAGCTAttgccaaaaacaaaaaaaaagaaaaggacatGCACACTCCACTTCCGTCCCacaagaataaatttataaggcgattttattatttattcaaatttcaaaaatattaattacggttttcatttacttttataCGAGGTTAGAGCTTAAGTTTCTATTTAATACCATATAAAGCAAAAGACTATTTGTCTATTTCTACCCTACAAGGCTAACGCTATGTTTTTGGCGGCAGTGTGTACACACGATTTTAGGAAGGTGTAAAGCtatgtataattaaaaaaataaaaaataaaaaattccaattaAAGTTGTAGCATGGCGTTTTAGTAAATTGCCGTCCAAAACAAAactttaatgattttatcttaTGAATAGGAAAACGCTTGCCATGACCAAAAATAAACCTGGTGGCACCTTCCCATGCAACTTCGAGGAAGGAGAACCCTTTTCAGTAGACGAATCATACTCAGCAAAATGCCGGCAACTTCTACAGCTTCTGCAACTTACCTGTACCTTCGTTGTCATTCATCTCTCCACTCTTTCCTAGAacgcctttttttttcctcattttttttctttccccttAAGCTTTCCTTTGTATTTCTCTTAATTCACTCATCGCACACTTTACGTATATTATAAATACACCGCGCCCTCATTCTCAGTTCTCACATTTCAGTAGTAATTAGTTGTTCAAAGCTAGCTCTAGCCTTGATTATTGAACAATGGCTTCTGCAAATAGTGGGGTTGTGTTTGAAGATTTCTTTCCTGCCATGGTCGAGAAATTGGGAGCTGAAGGGTTCATGCAGGAGCTGTCTAACGGGTTTCGTTTGCTAATGGATGAGGACAAAGGTTTGATCACTTTTGAGAGCCTGAAGAAGAACTCTGCCCTGCTTGGATTACAAGACATGAGTGACGAAGAGTTGATGTGCATGGTGAGAGAAGGTGATCTTGACGGTGATGGGGCTTTGAACGAAATGGAGTTTTGTACTTTGATGTTTAGGTTGAGTCCTGGCTTGATGAAAAATTCTACCAATTTGTTCTTAGAAGCTTTAAATGTTGATGATTTTTAGCTTGTACTTTTGCTCATCATCTAGAGCTTCCTTCCTTATTATTTCTGAATCTTTATGTCCCtggctatatatatacattactTTGTAATgcatgttaattattaattagatatAGGTATATCACTCTTCTTAAGCCGTAACAACGCAGTTGAGATGGCACCTATCTGTGACCTAACCTCCAATTATCCTCCTTACATGGCTTTATCCGACCACCTTTGATGGTTTGAATCATCGCGCAGTGATTGTGGACACATTACATATCTATGCCCGCAGGACGATATCAGCATTACCCGATCATCTGCTGTTTTCGTATATTCACAAATTAACTAACAAATGGGCTTTCAACGAGCCAAGCCCAGCCGAGTCATGCATCGcaacttcaaaattaatacGGGAAGAATGAGGATGCATATCACTTCTGCCGAACCAAATACATGTTGCCATGTGGCTACCATTTATTGCAAATTAAAGAGGGACGGAAACAGATTCTTTGGTGGAAGAAGACGCCCGGCCCCAACGTAAAATGGAAACAATTCTCTGGTTGAAACTGTTCCTAACAGAAAAGGGAAACAGTTTTCTGGCCACGGGCTGCACACATTCAATGGAGGGCATGCTTGCCACTTATGTCCATGAAAAGATCTTTTTAACTGATGAGTCAACATCATCACCATTGATGGGGACTCAACGTGAGCTGTATCTGTCATTCATACAATcctatatttgaaattttatcttcacgcaggggatttataattttactcaaCAGGAAAGAGGTTTCAGAGTCAAAATCTATTTCAGAATTAAAATCTTACAATACACACGGTTTAATTCCCTGCATTCTATTTGATTGTCAGTGTAAATGGCAAAGAGTATAACCACTTACTCTATACCAAATgtctataaaaaatataataaaaacacatgAAAGGATGTCTTCATGTTACTCCAATCAAGGGGTTTAAGACACAACAAATACGTGACAATATAAAAATCACATGACAActtatattaaatttcaaaatttataaatcgaACCCAAAACATTATCAATAAGTGACACGTGATTACTTACAAAATCACATGTCAACGGTTGAAATAAAGACAAAAACGGTTAACAAATCTTACGACATaaggtaaaataaaatgataaatagtGAAAATTTAGATCTAAAATCAAATCTCTCACCAAGTCTACTTCCTTCGATCTATAAATACAGGCCAAAAGAATTTAGAAAGGACTTTTGGCTAATTTTCCTCACCTGAATAAGAGAAATAAGATCTCAAATCTATATaagttcataaaataaatattgacaAAAGAATCAGGGTGCCTTCGTAGGTACATGCTCCAGTTTAATTTGTGAAgatatttcaaaaacaaaccaaaaaacACTCAATCTAATAGCACAAACagatataattctttaattgaATTTCTAATCTAAACATATCCGGAACGTTGAAGGTTTTTTGAGCATTTAATTACCCGTGATCTGTAACAAAATATTCACGTCGATGGATGCAAGTATGCATTAAAGTTGCTATTGTTATTCAGCAAAGTAGATTGATTTTTGCCATTCTAAAAACTGGGTTTCGATGTGTTCTATGATATGACAATGGGAACAAGTTCAGTGGCACCTTAGGTATCCAACTGTATCCGGCAATTTATTAAGACTTAGATGGTCATGGCCTAGGAGCCACACATATTAGAGTCTTAAAAAGCATTTGAACTCAAGGGTTAGACACTAACACCaacaaaaccaaacaaaacaaagcataaaattaaataactttttaCTTGAGATTAACCCGTAATGAGCTTCTTCACCACGGACACATCAAAATAAATCCACACATCCTAACTAcccaatttgaaaaattcagacagttaatgataatttatacAATCTATCTCGAAACTCGAATGGGTCGACATGTGTCAACGTCACCGGGCACCATCATTTGAAATACTCGAACaagataaaacaataataatgccaAAAGGGCTAGAgtcttatatttcattttcgaTATGTGTCTAAATACAGAGAAGAAAGTGATTAGCGGAAATAATTTCAGCCAGAAGATTGACGCAAATTAAGAAGCAAGTCAAGTTAGGTCCAGTGCTTGACATCCATGTTAGCATCGGAACTAAAACACCTTGTGGATATCATGTGACGTGGGAAGATCTAAGTGGGCATTCAATTTCCAATATCCAATAGCTCACCAAACACACACCTAAGGAAGTACAGATTTAACTTAATACATCAAATTCGTTAATTTAATCACTCCATTATTTGATTGATAAAAGcattttcaaaagatttttcaaatgaaattttacatttcattTAAAGAGCCACATCGGTTTAAActtttaagatttttcaaatgagattgtcattctctctcttcaaatggtgatttatctctttttaattagtgatatattttttacctcatcattattaaagaaaaaaagtgttataataattattattttaataaaaaaattaattaaaataagattatttatttttatttgaagaatttttggaaAGGAGTTCCCGAATGGTCTAATAACCAATTATTAAATCTATTTTGAAGGGACCAAAATAGACAAATATTAACTAACTGCAAGTTGCCCTGATCCCTGAACCACGTGTTTAGTTAACCTTTAAGCACAAGGTTGGCTAACATAGATAAGAGCAAAACAGAGGGGTATATAACATATTGGTTTGGAGTAGCaagtgtaaaattaaaatctctttagttttctttgaaaatgaaaaagtgtGAGCTCTGTGGGTCTCCAGCCAAGATGTTCTGTGAATCTGATCAAGCTAGCCTGTGTTGGGACTGTGACACCAAAGTTCATGGTGCCAATTTTTTAGTGGCTAAGCATTCAAGAACTCTTCTT contains:
- the LOC102613020 gene encoding calcium-binding protein KRP1, whose product is MASANSGVVFEDFFPAMVEKLGAEGFMQELSNGFRLLMDEDKGLITFESLKKNSALLGLQDMSDEELMCMVREGDLDGDGALNEMEFCTLMFRLSPGLMKNSTNLFLEALNVDDF